The sequence GAGCAGCGCACGCTGCCGGATACGCACCGCGGGGCGCTGAGCCTGCTCCGGTACGACGATAAACGGGAACGCTGTGTCGGCTGCGACCTCTGCGAAGCCGCCTGTCCCTCGCATTGCATCAAAGTGGTGAGCGCCGAGGACAAGGAGCGCCCCCTTCAGCGCTACGCCAGTGAATTCTATATCGACATCACCAAGTGTGTATTTTGCGGCTATTGCGTGGAGGCCTGCCCCGTCAACGCGCTGGCTATGACCAAGATGTACGAGTTTTCCACGCATGACAAACGCACACTGCTCTTCGACAAAAAGCGTCTATACGAAATTGGGGAGCGTCATTTGGAAGACGCGAAAAAATATCTCTATGCCCATAACCAGGAGAAGAATGCGGAAGAGAGTCGCGAGTACCGCTACTACTTTCCGCAATCGGTCCTCAAACCGACGCAATCAACTCCCAAGCATTTGAGCTGAGCACGGACAATGATCGCTGTCTTTTTTTCGTATTTTGCCTTGGTCAGTATCGCCGCCGCCGTCCTGACCGTCGCCCTCAAGAATCCCGTCCATTGCGGATTGGCCTTGCTTGCCGTCCTCCTGCATGTATCAGGCTTGTTCGTCTTGCTGAACGCGGAATTCCTCTGGGCCGTCCAAGTGGTGGTCTATGCCGGCGCCATCCTGGTGCTGTATCTCTTCGTGCTCATGCTGCTAAATCTGAAAACGGACGAGCGCTATTTCCACTCGACCTATCTGTACTTTCTGGGGCCTGCGGCCCTGGGTTCGCTCTATGTTTTGTATTTGCTCGTGAAGTCCCCCTATGCCGGGGCGAAAGGCACGGCTCCCACGGTCGCTATTTTACAGGATGGGGATACGGCGGCCGTCGGCATCAAGATGTTCAGCGACTATCTGCTGCAATTTGAAATTGTCGGTGTCTTCCTGCTCGGCGCCATTATCGGCGCCATCGTGCTGGCCAAGACGCCTAAACCGATCGATGCCGGAAAAGACTGACGCATGATACCTTTAGCCGCCTATGTCGCCGTCAGCGCGATCCTCTTCCTCACCGGACTCCTCGGAGTGCTGATCCGGCGGAACTTTATCATCGTGCTGATGTCCGTCGAGATCATGCTGAACGCGGCGAATATCAACCTGGTGGCCTTTTCACATTACCTGGAGTCCATGGCCGGCCAATTGGTGGCCCTGTTCATCATCGCCATTGCCGCCGGAGAAGCGGCTGTCGGATTGGCCATCATCATCGTGGTGTTCCGTGGCAAGCTCTCAACCAACGTCGACGAAATGAACCTATTGAAGTGGTAACGTGTCTGATTTAACCGATCTGCTCATCAAGCTCATTCCGGTATTTCCGTTGCTGGCCGTGATTGCAAACGGCCTCTTCGGCAGCCGGTATTCCCACGAGATTGCACACCGGCTGGCCTGGGGCTCCGTGGCGCTGTCCTTTCTCTGTGTGATCGGCGTATTCGCCGACGTCCTCCGCACAGGAGTCTCGCACGAAGTCGTGGCCTACCAATGGATCTTCGGCGGGGATCTCACGATCAACCTGGCCTATCTGGTCGATCCCTTGACCTGCGTGTGGCTTCTCGTGGTGACCGGCGTCGGCTTCCTGATCCACGTCTATTCCGTCGGGTACATGCATGGCGAAGAGGGGTTCACCCGCTTCTTCACCTATATGAACCTCTTCATGGTCTCGATGTTGCTGCTCGTCATGGGCAACAACTACGTGGTGCTCTTCATCGGATGGGAAGGCGTCGGTCTTTGCTCCTATCTCTTGATCGGCTACTATTACGACAAGGTTTCCGCCGCGAAAGCCGCCTCAAAAGCCTTCGTCGTGAACCGGATCGGCGACGCCGGATTTCTCCTGGCCATTTTCCTGGTCTTTATCAACTTTAAGACCCTCGACTATACGAAGGTCATGGCACAGGTCAGCCAGCTCTCGCCTGAGATGGCCACCGCCATCGCCCTCTGTCTGTTGATCGGCGCCGTCGGGAAATCAGCCCAATTGCCGCTCTATACCTGGCTGCCGGATGCCATGGAAGGTCCGACTCCGGTGAGCGCCCTTATTCATGCCGCCACCATGGTGACGGCGGGCGTCTACATGATCGTACGCAATCACGCCATCTTCGATATGTCGCCGATCGCCATGGAAATCGTCGCGGTGGTCGGGGGATGCACCGCCCTCTTCGCCGCCACCATCGGCCTGGTACAGACTGACATCAAACGCGTGCTGGCCTACTCGACCGTCAGTCAGCTCGGATACATGTTCCTCGGCTGCGGCATCGGTGCCTATACCGCCGCGGTCTTCCACGTCATGACACATGCCTTCTTTAAGGCCCTCTTGTTCCTGTCGGCCGGCTCGGTCATCCATGCCTTATCGGGCGAGCAGGACATCCGCAAGATGGGGGGACTCAGCAAGAAGATTCCCTGGACTTATCGTCTCTTTCTCATCGGCACCATTGCCATTGCCGGCCTTCCGCCCCTGGCCGGCTTCTGGAGCAAAGATGAGATCATGGGACATGCCTTCGTCAACCATCACTATCTGTACTACGGCATGGCCGCAATCGGCGCGTTCCTCACCTCGTTTTATATGTTCCGCCTGACCTATCTGACCTTCTACGGCCCCTCACGGATGGATCATCACACGGAAGAACATGTGCATGAATCGCCGATGGTGATGGTCGGCCCGTTAATGGCCTTGGGTGTGCTCTCAGTCCTGGGAGGACTGATCCTGGGCTTCCCGCCGGAACATGGCTGGCTGCACGGGTTCCTGGCGCCGGTCGCCGCGGTGGCAGGGGAACATGAAGCGAGCGCCGCACTCGTGCTGCTCCTCATGGGCGCCGCCACCGGGATCGCCCTGCTCGGATGGGGCCTCGCGCATTTTCTCTATAGCGCCAGCCCCGCGACAGCCGAATCCTGGAGCACCAAGTTTTCCGGAGCCTATACGACCTTGCTCAATAAATATTACGTCGATGAACTCTACGACTATCTGTTTGTCGAACCCACCAAACGGATCGGGGAATGGCTTGACTGGTTCGACCGCACCGTCATCGATGGCCTTGTCCGCGGCGTGGCGCAACTGGCCGATTGGGGCTCCGCCGGATCGACGTGGATCGAAAAATATGTGGTCTACGCCGGCCTCAATGTCATTGGGCTCGGGAACCACATGGCGGCGCGCCAGGGCCGCAAACTCCAGAGCGGGATGGTGCATCACTATGCCGCGCTCATCATTGCCGGACTGTTTCTGTTGGCGCTGGTCGTACAGCTCATTATTCAACTGTAAAGAAGATCCTATGATCGCCGAGGCATCACAGCACCCATGTTAGAAGAACTCGCAGCCGGTTTCCCGATCTTGTCCTGCCTGCTCTTTCTCCCACTCGTCGGAGCAGCCGTCCTCTGGCTCTTTGAGGACGAGGATATGGTGCGAACCTCGGCCCTGACAATTACCCTTGTCGAATTGGCCCTCGCGATTTTTGTGTTGATTCGCTTTATTCCCGAATCCGCGGCCATGCAGTTTTCAGAGCATGTCCCATGGATCCCCGGGCTCGGCATCAGCTATCACCTGGCCGTTGACGGCATCAGTGTCCTCTTTGTCGGCTTGACCGCCTTCCTGACTGTCCTGGTGGTCATCTACTCCTGGGACACCATTCGTCAACAGGTCAAACTCTACATGATGTGTGTCCTGGCCCTTGAAACGACAACCATGGGCGTCTTCGTCTCGCTGGACCTGATTCTCTTCTTTGTCTTCTGGGAATTGATGCTCATCCCCAGTTATTTCCTCATCAAACTCTGGGGTGGGGGAGCCGAGCGGCATTATGCGGCCCTGAAGTATGTGCTCTATACGCTCCTCGGCAGTGTCTTTATGTTGGTCGGGATCGCCCTGCTCAATTTGAACTTCCATCAGTGGGCGGTCCTTCGTCATACCGACCAGGTCTATTCCTTCGACTTGCTCGATCTATTGACCGTTCCCATCCCCCTCAGCCAGCAGATCCTGATTTTCTGGCTGATGTTTATGGGCTTTGCCTTCAAAGCTCCCGTATTTCCGTTCCATACCTGGCTCCCGGATGCCTTGCTGGAAGGCCCGATCGGCATGGCGGTGGTTCTGGCCGGACTCAAGTTGGGAACCTTCGGCTTCATGCGATTCAGCATCCCGCTCCTGCCGGACGCATCCAAGAGCCAGACCGTGGTGGCAATCCTCATGTGTCTGGGCATTGCAGCCATCCTGTATGGGGCCATCATGGCGCTCATTCAGCCAGACTTCCGCCGCCTCCTGGCCTTCAGCAGCATCAGCCACCTTGGCTTCATCGTGATCGGCCTCTTTGCGCTCAATTACCAGGGGCTTCAAGGCAGCCTTTTGACCATGATCAATCTTGGATTCAGCACTGCCGGCCTCTTCTTCATTGCCGGCTTTCTCTATTCCCGGCAACAGACAACCCATCTCTCTGCCTTTGGTGGGATGGCCAAACAGGTTCCGCTGCTCGCCAGTTACTTTTTGTTAATCGGCCTGGCCTCTATTGGCTTGCCGGGAACGAACGGATTCGTCGGAGAATTTCTCATCCTCCTGGGGACGTTCAAAGCGAATTGGATCTATGGCGCCTTTGCCGTCACCGGCGTGGTCTTCGGAGCAGCCTATTTTCTCTGGTACTACGAACGGGCCATTCTCGGCCCCCTGGGCAAAGCCGTGAAAAGCACCATGGTGGACCTGCAACTTCGTGAAATGATTATCGCCGTGTCACTGTCCGTGATGATTCTCTGGATCGGGCTCTATCCATCCCCCTTCCTGCGCATCATGAACGGCTCCATCCAAGCCTTAGTCGATCGGCTGGACCATGGCACGGTGGCATCGCTTACTGACTCCGTTCAACGACAGGATCACTAGAACCCATGGGTGACTACGCACTGCTCTACATTCTGTTCGCGCCGTTCGTCGGCGCCTTGGCGCTCATTTTTGTCTCCAACCGCCAGGCAATGCTCGTCCGTGGCATCGCAGCCGGATCGGCCTTCGTTTCCCTGATCGCGTCCATCTACTTGTTCTATGCCTATGACCCGGCCAAAGGCGGGTTTCAGTTCATCCAGAAATTCGAATGGTCGCGCCAGCTCGGGATCTCGCTGTATCTGGGCGTGGATGGGATCGGCACTCCGCTTGTGCTGGCCTCTTCGATTCTCTTGTTCGCCGGAATCTTCGTCTCCTGGCACGTCAAAGACCGGATGAAAGAGTTCTATATCTGGATCTTGATTCTGGCCGCCGCGACCATCGGCGTCTTCATGTCACTGGACCTCTTCTTCCTGTACTTCTTCTACGAGATGTCCGTCATCCCCATGTACCTTTTGCTCGGGATGTGGGGCAGCCACACCAAGAAGTATCTCGAAATGACCGACGCCGAAGGCCTCAAGCAGCGCGATTCCGTGGGGTTCATCTTCAATTTCGGCTCGAACAGCAAAGAATACGCCGCGATGAAACTCGTGCTGTTTCTCTCGGCCTTTGCCGTCGCGGCCCTCATGGGAATTTTATTGATCTACAAATATTCCGGCCTGAATACCTTCGATATTCTGGTGCTCCGTGAGCAGGCCCATCTGATGAATATTCCTGTCCTAGGCACCACGCTCGACAAGATTATCTGGGTCCTGATTTTCTTCGGATTCGCGTCGATTGCGCCGCTCTGGCCCCTCCATTCCTGGTCGCCGGTCGGACATGCGGCAGCTCCGGCCGCCACGAGCATGCTCCACGCCGGCGTGCTGATGAAGCTCGGCCATTTTTCGATTATTCGGGTCGCCTTTGAAATTCTTCCGGAAACCACGCGCGAGATGATGCCGATGGCGGCGGTCCTCTGCATGTTCAGCATTATTTACGGCGGATTCGTGGCCTTTTACGCCAAAGACACGAAATACGTGATCGGCTATTCCAGCTCCAGCCACATGGGCTACGTCTTCCTCGGCATGGCCGCGCTGGACTATATCAGTTTGAGCGGAGCCGTCATCTATATGTTCGCCCATGCCATGGCCACCGGCATGCTCTTCGCCATGGCCGGCTGGGTCTACGACCAGACCCATACGCGCGATATCCCGTCGCTCGGCGGCCTGTCGAACAAGATGCCCTTTATCTCGGGCTGTTTTGTCGTAGGCTGCATGGCCTCCATCGGCATGCCCGGCACGGTCAATTTTATCGCCGAGGTCATGATTATCGTGGGGAGCTGGAACAAGTATCCGTTCCAGGTCGTGGTCGCCGTCCTCGGCATCGTGCTGACCCTCGCCTATCTCTTCAAAATGATGCGCGGGTTGTTCTATGGCCCCATGGATCAGAAATACAGCCACTCCCACGATGCCGTCTCCATCGTAGACCGGCTTCCGCTGCTCATCATGATTTCCGTGAGTATCGGCTTTGGCCTCTTTCCCATGCATTTATACAATGTCGTCCGCTCAGGGGTGGATCCGCTCATTGCCAGGATCACACACGTCGTGCCGGTAGCCTCCGCTCCGGCCCTCGATTCCCCGAGTCCAACAGTACAGGAACAATTGGCTGCACGCGGAGTACAGCTTCAACCGGAACGGATGACAGAATAGGGTACGCCTGACGATGTACGGATCGACGCTATGAATTTTGAATTGAACATGTCGCTGTCGGATCTCCTGCTCCTTCTGCCGGAGATTGTGCTGACCATTTGGCTCTGCCTTGTCTTGATTGCCGATTTCGCATTCCCGCGCATGCCCAAGGAGCAGCTGGCCTATTTCAGCATCGCCGGCCTCGTGGCGACCCTCGCCTGTCTCGCCTGGCTTGATATCAGCCATACCACCGGGGCCCTCTTCGGCAACATGTATGTCCTCGACCGGATGGCCCTGTTCTTCAAGATGTTTATCGTTGGGGCGAGCATCCTCGTCATACTCGCGTCCATCGAATACGTCCAGAAATTCGCCTTCTTCCGCGGTGAGTATTACTTCCTGGTGGTCATGTCCGCCCTCGGCATGATGTTCATGGCCTCCGCCAACGATCTGCTGTCGCTCTTTGT comes from Nitrospira sp. and encodes:
- a CDS encoding NADH-quinone oxidoreductase subunit J, which encodes MIAVFFSYFALVSIAAAVLTVALKNPVHCGLALLAVLLHVSGLFVLLNAEFLWAVQVVVYAGAILVLYLFVLMLLNLKTDERYFHSTYLYFLGPAALGSLYVLYLLVKSPYAGAKGTAPTVAILQDGDTAAVGIKMFSDYLLQFEIVGVFLLGAIIGAIVLAKTPKPIDAGKD
- the nuoK gene encoding NADH-quinone oxidoreductase subunit NuoK, with product MIPLAAYVAVSAILFLTGLLGVLIRRNFIIVLMSVEIMLNAANINLVAFSHYLESMAGQLVALFIIAIAAGEAAVGLAIIIVVFRGKLSTNVDEMNLLKW
- a CDS encoding NADH-quinone oxidoreductase subunit M; its protein translation is MLEELAAGFPILSCLLFLPLVGAAVLWLFEDEDMVRTSALTITLVELALAIFVLIRFIPESAAMQFSEHVPWIPGLGISYHLAVDGISVLFVGLTAFLTVLVVIYSWDTIRQQVKLYMMCVLALETTTMGVFVSLDLILFFVFWELMLIPSYFLIKLWGGGAERHYAALKYVLYTLLGSVFMLVGIALLNLNFHQWAVLRHTDQVYSFDLLDLLTVPIPLSQQILIFWLMFMGFAFKAPVFPFHTWLPDALLEGPIGMAVVLAGLKLGTFGFMRFSIPLLPDASKSQTVVAILMCLGIAAILYGAIMALIQPDFRRLLAFSSISHLGFIVIGLFALNYQGLQGSLLTMINLGFSTAGLFFIAGFLYSRQQTTHLSAFGGMAKQVPLLASYFLLIGLASIGLPGTNGFVGEFLILLGTFKANWIYGAFAVTGVVFGAAYFLWYYERAILGPLGKAVKSTMVDLQLREMIIAVSLSVMILWIGLYPSPFLRIMNGSIQALVDRLDHGTVASLTDSVQRQDH
- the nuoI gene encoding NADH-quinone oxidoreductase subunit NuoI gives rise to the protein MSVAALTKKILHAALFYEIWDAMKVTFRHMFHKPITFQYPREQRTLPDTHRGALSLLRYDDKRERCVGCDLCEAACPSHCIKVVSAEDKERPLQRYASEFYIDITKCVFCGYCVEACPVNALAMTKMYEFSTHDKRTLLFDKKRLYEIGERHLEDAKKYLYAHNQEKNAEESREYRYYFPQSVLKPTQSTPKHLS
- a CDS encoding NADH-quinone oxidoreductase subunit M, which codes for MGDYALLYILFAPFVGALALIFVSNRQAMLVRGIAAGSAFVSLIASIYLFYAYDPAKGGFQFIQKFEWSRQLGISLYLGVDGIGTPLVLASSILLFAGIFVSWHVKDRMKEFYIWILILAAATIGVFMSLDLFFLYFFYEMSVIPMYLLLGMWGSHTKKYLEMTDAEGLKQRDSVGFIFNFGSNSKEYAAMKLVLFLSAFAVAALMGILLIYKYSGLNTFDILVLREQAHLMNIPVLGTTLDKIIWVLIFFGFASIAPLWPLHSWSPVGHAAAPAATSMLHAGVLMKLGHFSIIRVAFEILPETTREMMPMAAVLCMFSIIYGGFVAFYAKDTKYVIGYSSSSHMGYVFLGMAALDYISLSGAVIYMFAHAMATGMLFAMAGWVYDQTHTRDIPSLGGLSNKMPFISGCFVVGCMASIGMPGTVNFIAEVMIIVGSWNKYPFQVVVAVLGIVLTLAYLFKMMRGLFYGPMDQKYSHSHDAVSIVDRLPLLIMISVSIGFGLFPMHLYNVVRSGVDPLIARITHVVPVASAPALDSPSPTVQEQLAARGVQLQPERMTE
- the nuoL gene encoding NADH-quinone oxidoreductase subunit L, with protein sequence MSDLTDLLIKLIPVFPLLAVIANGLFGSRYSHEIAHRLAWGSVALSFLCVIGVFADVLRTGVSHEVVAYQWIFGGDLTINLAYLVDPLTCVWLLVVTGVGFLIHVYSVGYMHGEEGFTRFFTYMNLFMVSMLLLVMGNNYVVLFIGWEGVGLCSYLLIGYYYDKVSAAKAASKAFVVNRIGDAGFLLAIFLVFINFKTLDYTKVMAQVSQLSPEMATAIALCLLIGAVGKSAQLPLYTWLPDAMEGPTPVSALIHAATMVTAGVYMIVRNHAIFDMSPIAMEIVAVVGGCTALFAATIGLVQTDIKRVLAYSTVSQLGYMFLGCGIGAYTAAVFHVMTHAFFKALLFLSAGSVIHALSGEQDIRKMGGLSKKIPWTYRLFLIGTIAIAGLPPLAGFWSKDEIMGHAFVNHHYLYYGMAAIGAFLTSFYMFRLTYLTFYGPSRMDHHTEEHVHESPMVMVGPLMALGVLSVLGGLILGFPPEHGWLHGFLAPVAAVAGEHEASAALVLLLMGAATGIALLGWGLAHFLYSASPATAESWSTKFSGAYTTLLNKYYVDELYDYLFVEPTKRIGEWLDWFDRTVIDGLVRGVAQLADWGSAGSTWIEKYVVYAGLNVIGLGNHMAARQGRKLQSGMVHHYAALIIAGLFLLALVVQLIIQL